A region of the Stieleria neptunia genome:
GATCAACTCCGACCGCCACTTGACCCAGCGGGCGGCCACCGCGGAGGGGCCTCCCGAGATCGTCTGGAAGCTGACGGCGGTACCGGTGCCGACGCGCGATTCGATTCGCAGCGTCGAGAAGTGCGCCGCGGCGAGTTGACGGCTGATGATCAATCCCAACCCGCCGACGCTCTTGGCGGGTGCCTTGCCGGCGCCGATCAATTCCATGTCCGACGGCGATATCCCGGCGCCTTGGTCGACGATCGCCCAGTTCATGATGCCTTGATCGCGGTTGACCGTGGCACGAATCAGCACGGGACCGCCTTCACGCGTGACCCGGATGGCATTTCCGGCCACGTTGACGATCAGACGTCGCAGCAAGGTGGCATCCGCATAGATCTGAATGCCTTGATCAAACGGACCGTCCCACAACAAGTGGATCCCCCGCGGCAGAATCCACGGTTGCAAGGTCGCTTCGACATTGCTTCGTAAATCGTCGATGGAAATCCATTGACGCGTCACATTGGGGAACCCGGAATCGAACCGACGCGACTGCACCATCTCGTCGACCAGCTGGACGGCGCAGTTGCATTGGTTGATCGCGGCGGACAAGCACTCGCTTTGGGCCGAGGACACTTTGCCCAGATCGCCATCGCGGACCAACCGGATCGCTTCTCGGATCGTCGACAGCGGGGCGCGGAGGTCGTGCGCCGTTTCGCTGATCAGCCGTGAAATCGATTCCAGTGGAGCATCGTCCGCGGCGATCGGTTTTGGGCCCGACGCAGCGATTTCTCGGCTCCCCGGCGTTTGCCCCGGTTTGCGACGCGATGCGACCGGGCCGCCATAGGGAGCACCACGATCATCCATGGGACGGCTCTCCCGCGTTGCGGTGGCGGCTGTCGTTGGGAGGGTTGAGGTCATGGTGAGCATTCTCCAAGAAACGGGGGGACAGGTGACGCCGATGACGCGAGGGAGGGAATCGCACCGGGAAGGGCCTCGACGTGACCTGTTAGGTTGTCCGTATCGGCTAGGTCGAGATTGCGGCAACACGTCCCGGCCCCGATCGGCACGTGGAAACTCGAACAGCACGTCAGACCTTGCCAGATGTTCCGATCGTGCCGACGGAAAGCTTGCGACTGCAGTGCGGCGAACTTAAACTCAACGGCGTTCGATGCCCCCGATCGACTCCCTTCCGATCCCGCTCCTCCTTTGATCGCCGTCCTTATGCCTGCTCATGCTGCCCCGAAATTTTTGCCCCTGTGTGGCGCCCTGCTGATCGCGGTCGGCGTTTCGCTGACCGGATGCAAGATCGAAAAGATTGACACCAACGCGACCGACAGCCAGGCAACCGACGGCGACTCGACCGCCGTCAAGACATCCGGCGAAGGAAAGATCCGCGTCGCCTACGTGACCAACGGGATCGCGTCGTTTTGGGACATCGCCGAAGAAGGATGCAAGGCAGCGGCCAAGGACCACGATGTCGAATGCCTGGTCCGCATGCCGCCCGATGGAACCGCCGACCAGAAACGGATGTTGGAAGAGTTGATTTCGGATCAAGTCGCCGGTGTCGCCGTCAGTCCCATCGATCCGGACAATCAAACCAGCATCTTGAACGAAGTTGCCAAGGCGACAAACTTGATCACCCACGATTCGGACGCACCGAAATCCAACCGTCTGGCCTACATCGGGATGAACAACTACGACGCCGGACGGATGTGCGGCAAGCTGGTCAAAGAAGCGATGCCCGAGGGTGGCGAAGTGATGATCTTCGTCGGCCGGTTGGGTCAGCTGAACGCCGATCAGCGGCGGCAAGGCATCATCGACGAATTGCTGAACCGCTCCGACGATCCCGAGCGACCGTTTGATCCCGCCGACGGTGTGCTCAAGGGCGACAAGTACACGATCCTGGATACCCGTACCGACAACTTTGATTTTGCGATCGCCAAAAGCCGCGCCGAAGACGCGATCGTCAAGCATCCGAACATCGGCTGCATGATCGGTCTGTTCGCGTACAACCCGCCCAATATCCTGGAAGCGATCCGGGGTGCCGACAAAGTCGGGCAAATCAAAGTCGTCGCCTTTGACGAAGACGCCGATACGCTGAAGGCGATCCAAGACGGATCCTGTTACGGAACGATCGTTCAAAACCCGTATCAGTACGGTTACAAGTCGGTCGAATTGCTCGCCAAATTGGCTCGGGGCGACGAATCGGCGATACCCGAGGGCGGATTCTTGGACATCCCCGCCCGCGCGATTCGCAAGGACAACGTCGACGAATTCTGGGCGGAACTGAAGGAGTTGACTGGGACTGACGAATCGGACGCGAGCGCCAAGTGAGCCAGACGCCTGGAATGAATCCGCGTCCCTTGCTGGAAGTCCGCTCGCTGGGAAAACGTTTCCCGGGCGTCCGCGCGCTGCACGACATCGATTTGACGTTGATGCCCGGCGAGGTGCTTGCGCTCGTCGGCGAGAACGGCGCCGGTAAGAGCACCTTGATGAAGATTCTGGCCGGCGTCCAGCCGCCCGATGAAGGTCAAATCCTGTTCGACCAAACGCCCGTCACCATCGGCAGTGTGGCCGAAGCGATGCGGTTGGGGATCACGTTGATTCACCAAGAATTGAATCTGTCCGACAATCTGTCCGTCGGCGCCAACATTTTTTTGGGGCGTGAGCCGACGCGGTTCGGGCTGATCGATCGCGAAACGATCGATCGTGATTCCAGGCGGCATCTGGCTTCGGTCGGACTGGACGTCGACCCGCAGACCCTGGTGCGTGAGTTGACCATCGGCCGTCAACAGATGGTCGAGATCGCCAAAGCGCTGTCGATCGACGCGCGGGTGTTGATCATGGACGAACCGACCAGCAGCCTGTCACAGCGTGAAGCCGAAGCGTTGTTCAAAGTCGTGCAGGGCTTGCGCGATCATGGCGTCAGCGTGATCTACATCTCGCATCGTCTGGCCGAAGTGGAAACGCTCGCCGATCGCGTCGCGGTGATGCGCGATGGAGAAAATGCCG
Encoded here:
- a CDS encoding sugar-binding protein, which encodes MPAHAAPKFLPLCGALLIAVGVSLTGCKIEKIDTNATDSQATDGDSTAVKTSGEGKIRVAYVTNGIASFWDIAEEGCKAAAKDHDVECLVRMPPDGTADQKRMLEELISDQVAGVAVSPIDPDNQTSILNEVAKATNLITHDSDAPKSNRLAYIGMNNYDAGRMCGKLVKEAMPEGGEVMIFVGRLGQLNADQRRQGIIDELLNRSDDPERPFDPADGVLKGDKYTILDTRTDNFDFAIAKSRAEDAIVKHPNIGCMIGLFAYNPPNILEAIRGADKVGQIKVVAFDEDADTLKAIQDGSCYGTIVQNPYQYGYKSVELLAKLARGDESAIPEGGFLDIPARAIRKDNVDEFWAELKELTGTDESDASAK
- a CDS encoding sensor histidine kinase, giving the protein MDDRGAPYGGPVASRRKPGQTPGSREIAASGPKPIAADDAPLESISRLISETAHDLRAPLSTIREAIRLVRDGDLGKVSSAQSECLSAAINQCNCAVQLVDEMVQSRRFDSGFPNVTRQWISIDDLRSNVEATLQPWILPRGIHLLWDGPFDQGIQIYADATLLRRLIVNVAGNAIRVTREGGPVLIRATVNRDQGIMNWAIVDQGAGISPSDMELIGAGKAPAKSVGGLGLIISRQLAAAHFSTLRIESRVGTGTAVSFQTISGGPSAVAARWVKWRSELIRIEQRKIVNEDQRVHEVRPSRSTQPSQSPAPPRRVRIDVPSQLIELGAGEMQPAFPDHVYLTTVSVGAAIPAAGTDAFDALLQRTMRITELAYRTGRRSWVIAWDADGETGTAKRSELERLVQNELGTMRMTWGASSLVSATPHPEFKNSLASRLSDLMVRQTLAGSQQAVSDADQVRLGSGPMQSTPMATIRLEHDVQWLRDSSRADR